The DNA window AATCAGGCACCTCGGTGGCTATACGTTCTGCGGTTGTCGTTGCCAAAATTCGCTTACTCCTTTACGCACGTTGTCGACGTCTTGTGGGGTGCCCATCAGCTCAAAACGGTAGAGATACGGTACGCCGCATTTTTGCTTGATAACGTCGCCAGCGCGGCCATAGGCGTCGCCGAAGTTACGGTTACCCGCGGCAATCACGCCACGAATCAACTGGCGATTATGCGGATCGTTAAGAAAACGGATCGCCTGTCGCGGAACCGCGCCCGCCGTGCCGCCGCCGCCATAGCTGGGGACGATGAGAATGTAGGGTTCGTCTACCTGGATGCGCTCCCGCTCGTTAAGCGGAATACGCACTGCGGGCAGTCCCAGACGCTGGACGAACCGATGCGTGTTTTCGGAACTGCTGGAAAAGTAGACGATCAGGCTCATACGCTGGCCGCTGAGGTTGTCGGGCGCAGGCGGTTAATCATGTCCGGGCGGAAGCCGGACCAGCGAGTTTCCCCGGCAATCACTACCGGCAGCTGGCGGAAGCCCTGCTCGCGCAGCATATCGACGGCTTCAGGATGGTGGTCGATGTTGACCATGTCGAATTCAAACCCGCGGGTTTCCATAGCTCGTTTGGTGGCATGGCATTGCACGCAGTCGTTTTTAGTGTAAATAGTAATGCGCATGATTCGTATTTCCATTTAAGATAACAGCACGACACAAAAAATGACGTCATGCGTTATGGGTTATCGTTGAGGGAAATACTAGATGTAGTTATTTAAAAGTTCAACAACTCAATATATATGGTTTTTGCAAAAAGAAACCCCCACTGAAGGAATCCGCGGGGGGCAGGTTTTTTTGTCGTGAAATTACAGGCGCATGCTCACTGCAAGGCGGTTAAAGGCGTTCATCAGGCTGATGGCGAAAGTCAAATCGCTAATCTGTCGGGCGCTAAAATGCTCCAGCAGCGGCAGATAAACATCATCTTCAGCATGGCTTTCGGCGATATGGGTGACCGATTCAGCCCACGCCAGCGCCGCGCGCTCAGCATCGCTGAAATGAGCGCTGACTCGCCAGCCTGCCAGGGCGTCTAATTTGTTCTGCGCCACGCCGGACTTACGCAGCGCTTTGCTATGCATCTCCAGACAGAAGGCGCAGCCGTTTATTTGCGACACCCGCAAATAAATCAGCTCTATCAACGTGTTACCCAGCTCGCTTTTTTCCAGTGCAATGCTCGCCTGCACCAGTGCGTTATAGACTTCCGGGCTCAGTTCATTGTACGGCTGACGTAGTGTGGTCATTTTACTCTCCTCATTAAGACGTCAGCAAAATAGCACTATAATGGACTGCATAAGATAGCCATATTGTGATGAAAAAAGCAGACCATAATGCATGCCAAAAAACTCCTGCACTATCAGCGTATTGCCCGACAGCTTAAGTCGGCCATTGAGAGTGGCGAACTGATGCCAGGCGGCAGGCTGCCGGCGAGTCGGGTCTATGCGCAGGAACTCGGTGTGTCGAGGGCGACGATAGAAAACGCCTGGGGTGAGTTGGTGGCGCAGGGCTGGTTGGAGCGGCGCGGGCAGGCGGGGACCTTTGTCAGCGAGCGTCTCAGTCCGCAGCAATGCGCTCCTGTACAGCCTGGTGCGGGCGACGAACCGATGGCACCGCTGCCGTTTCAACTTGGGCTCCCGGCGCTGGATCTGTTTCCTCGCGGGCTGTGGGCGAGGGTGATGGGCCGACGGCTGCGCACGCAAACGCGCTCTGATCTTGCTCCCGGCGATCCATGCGGCGAGATGATCCTGCGCCGGGCCATCGTTGATTATTTACGTCTATCGCGCAGTATTGAGTGTCGGCCTGAGCAGGTGTTGGTAACCGGTAGCTATGCTGCATCAATGCGCCTTATCCTGCGCACCCTGGCCCGACCGGGCCAGAACATGTGGATGGAGGACCCTGGGTTTCCGCTGATCCGACCCATTGTGAGTGGGGAAGGGGTAAAGATAAATCCCGTCCCGGTTGACGATGAGGGGATGGATATCGCCTGGGCGCAGCAGCACTATCCGGATGCGCATTTTGCTCTGCTGACCCCAGCTCACCAAAGCCCGCTCGGTGTTGCGCTATCGCTGGCCAGGCGCAGGCAGCTATTGCAATGGGCGGCGCAGAACGACGCGTGGATTATTGAGGATGACTACGATAGTGAGTTTCGCTATCACGGTAAGCCGCTGCCGCCGTTAAAAAGCCTCGACGCCCCGCAACGGGTCATCTACGCCGGGGCGTTCAGTAAATCATTTTTTCCGGCACTGCGCGCCGCCTGGCTGGTGGTACCGGAACCGCTAGTGGCGCAGTTTCGTGAACAGGCCGCGCTGATGAGCTGTAGCGTGCCGACGCTATGGCAGCAGGCGCTGGCCGATTTTATCCGCGAGGGCCATTTCTGGCGTCATCTGAAGAAAATGCGCGCCAGCTATGCGCAGCGCCGCCAGTGGCTGGAGTCGGCGCTTCGGGAGCAGGGATTTTCGGCGGTTCCCCAACTGGGTGGGATTCAGATGGTGGTTAACGTTGAGGGAGACGATCGTCAGTTGGCCCTGCGCGGCAGGCAAGCCGGTCTGGCGGTGCAGGCGCTGAGCGACTGGCGAATTGATAGTCAGGGGGAGAAGGGACTGCTGATGAGTTTTACCAATCTGACGTCGGCAGAGAGGGCAATCGACGTGGTGCGTCAGCTCAGGTTAGCTCTGTTTTCTTAGGGCAATAAAATTCTTAGGGTAATAAAAACCCCTGCATACTGGAGTGTGCAGGGGTAGACGCGTATTTGTTATCTTCATTGGTTTGGCAATTAGATTATCGGCGCAAATTCAGCAATACGCCAATAAATACCCCAACGGCGGCTGCGGCACCGACGCTTTGCCACGGTTTGTCTCTCACGTAGCTGTCAGCGCTTCCGGCTACATCGCGGGCGCAGCCCACAGCATCACGCGCGGCCTGCTGTACGCGATTATTACCGTTAAGGCGAGCGCGAGTCTCTTTCAGTAGCGCCTGGGCTTTTTTACGCGCGGTCTCGGCTTCGTCCTTCGCATCGCTGCCCCACGATTTCAGCACCTCTTCCAGCGTATCCGCTAATTGGCTGACATCGTTATGAATATCTTCAGCGCTGTCTTCTACGTTGTTGCGGTTTGCTCGATTGGCCATGAGTTTCTCCCTTAGTTCCATTGAGTCTTTAAGTGTAGGACACGATTTCGAATTATGCTGTAGGAGGTGGTTTATGGAATTATCCGAAAGCGTTGTCTTTAATGAATAAGGTAAGGTTGACGTGCGGTGAAAGATAACGAGGAATCAGTATGTATTTAAGACCCGATGAGGTGGCGCGTGTTCTTGAAAAATCCGGCTTCACCATGGATGTTGTGACGCAAAAGGCGTATGGATATCGTCGTGGCGATGATTATGTTTATGTGAACCGTGAAGCTCGTATGGGGCGTACCGCGTTAATTATTCATCCTGCGTTAAAAGAACGTAGTACGACGTTGTCGGATCCTGCGTCGGATATTAAAACCTGCGATCATTACGAGCAGTTTCCGTTGTATTTAGCGGGCGATGTCCAGCAGCATTATGGTATTCCGCACGGTTTTAGTTCGCGCATGGCGCTAGAGCGTTTTCTGAATGGCTTATTTGGCGAGGCGCAATATAGTTGAAAAAAAGCGGCTGGCGTAACCAGTCGCTTTTTTGAATGACTCAGGCTTTAGCCTGCTGGTAAGGACTCACGCGGAACAGGCGGCGGCAGTAATCAAGGAAATAGCCGTACGCCGCACCCATCAGCATTGATACCACGATATTTGAACTGACCGCCGCGGCAATTTGCTGCCATTCAGCGCCAACAACCAACAGAATCGCCACGTATACCGGTGACTGAAATGTCACATAGGCAATTACATCAGCAATATTCTTCATCCACCCAGATGGGCTGATGCGACGCGCCTGGCGCATGGCGAAATCGCGGTAAAAACCGTAAGGTACCGCAATAATAATGTTCACCGGAATCGCTACCAGTCGCGACGATAATGACTGCTGGAAGGACATGCCGGAGAGAAAAATTTCGATCATCATGTTTACAACGGTGCAGTAAACCACCATCGCAAAGGTGTCTGCTACCGCGTGACGCAAGCGGGACTGCGCAGAGAACATCGGTATGCTCCTCGAAATTAAAGTCAATAAAGCCAAATCATTCGCAGTTAATCAGCGTTTTTGGGCTGTCTGTTTTGATGTGCGTAGATTATATCTCTGCATTAAAAGTGGCAACTAGCTATAAATTTTTATTTAATGGCTTTTTGTCGATAAAATACTCTGCATCAGGACGTTTTTTGTCCGTTACGCTACATTTGTTCTCTTTGATTATTTTTATTTTATTTATCAATAAGATAATTAGAGAGTACGTAATAAGAATGAGATCGGTACCGTTTAGCGATGGCCGATTTTGCGACAGGATCGCGTCTTGCTGTGATTTGTGTCACTTTTGGAGTTTTTTATGCCTGGTTTGGATTTAATGTAGCATGACGTGCTATTTAGGTTGTTGGGTGGCTATTCGTATTTCGTGCATGACTATTCTTCGCAAGCATCTGCAGCGTTTTGATTCTCTACTGGCGATATATCCTGAATTATCTAAACGCTGGAAATGTAATATTGAAAACGGTGGGGAAACCCACCGTGGTCTTTACGGGTTTGATTAGCACACGCCAAAATCACCATCTTCTTTATAAGCCGTAACGTCGACTGACTTTAGCGTATATTTTTCACCTTGCTCATTACTCGCCTGAACGGCAACAATTTGATCGTCATGGACTTCCACAACCTTCAATTTCGGCCCGCCTAAACGCGGTTGTACCAGATCGCCAACTGAAAACATGGTTCTTCTCCTTTGTACTGATAAAAATTATTGCTGCTAATAACCATAGCTTAGCAAAAGCGCGCTATACCCTAAATAATTCGAGTTGCAGGAAGGCGGCAAGAGAGCGAGTCCCCAGGAGCTTACATGAGTAAGTGACTGGGGTGAGTGAACGCAGCCAACGCACAAGCAACTTGAAGTATGACGGGTATAAACAACTGGCCGAAAGAGGTAGACGTTAACGACGGTTCCACGGCATCACCGCTAGCAGACGCGCCATACCGCAAAAACCAGTCACTCCGGCGAAGGTTAATCCGGCCCCAACGAATGCGCTGAGCAGGAAAAAGCTGCTGCCGAGGGAATAGCCCAACGCCACGCCGAGTAAAATCAGCACGCCCGCGGCGATTTGCACCTGACGCATCAGCGGCAGCGGCTGCGACTTGTCCTCTTGCACCGGCAGCCCCGCAGCTCTCCACGCCTGAATTCCTCCCGCCAGCAGTTTTACCTGTGCCGGAGCGGCAGCTTGCGCCAGACGAGCGGCATTATTCTGGGTACGCGAGCCCGCCTGGCAGTGAAACACGATCGTTTCGTCAGCGCTTGCGTGCAGCGAAGCTCCGTTGTTCAGCGTACTCAGCGGCACCAGTTCAGCTTCAGGGATATGCTCGCGGGCGTACTCATCAGCATCGCGGATGTCGATCAGCCGTGCACCCTGGGCGATGAGCATCTGAGCTTCAGTAGGGGAAAGAGTGGCGATTGTCATGAACGTTCCTTAAGGACAATAGATGGATTTTAGCGTAGCGACGATTTGCTGAACCGCGGGCTGGGTGATGAAGTAGTGAATTCGCTGCGCCTGGCGTTCGCTGCCGATAAGCCCTTCGTCTCGCATACGGGTGAGATGTTGTGAGGTTGCCGAAGGGCTCAGGCCGGTGATCCGCGCAAGCTCACCAGCACTGGTGTGCGGGGTTTCGCAAAGCATGCACAGAATCAATAGCCTGCTGGGGTGACTCATGGCTTTCAACAGGGCGGCGGCTTCCCCGGCGCTGGTCTGTAGCTGTTCGGGTGTATTCATTTATTTTAGTCTTTTCTAAATTTAGTAAAGTCTAAAGTAAAAGATAATATTGTGCCAGCAATGGATGCTTCTGCGGCTAAATTGTTTGTCAGAAATCAGGATAATTCATTGCCGCCGGGTTAAGCGTAACTTAAGCCTGGATAGCGATAATGACGGTAATATGACTGCACGAGTTATTGCTATGAACGCACTGGAAACCTTCAATCAAAGCGCTTTTTTAGCGCTGAATGCATCGCCCGGCACGCCGGACGCTATCCTCTCATTGGCTCGCTTTTCGGCTAGTGGGATAATCTTTGTGGTGCCGCTCATTTTGCTCTGGCTGTGGTTTTCAGGAGGGCGGCAGGGGCATCGGCAGGCGTTGTTTTGTACCCTGAGCATTTTGACCGCGCTGGGGCTGGGATTTATCTGTGGCATGCTGTGGTTTCACCCGCGGCCGTTTATGATTTCTCTTGGCCATACCTGGATAAGCCATCCGGCGGATAACTCTTTCCCGAGCGACCATGGAACGGTGATGTTTAGCGCTGCTTTTGCACTGCTGTCGCTGCGTTTACGCGCCGCGGGGCTTTTTTTGCTGTTTGCGGCGCTGCCCGTAGCCTGGGCACGAATCTTTCTGGGGGTTCACTTTCCGCTGGATATGGCAGGGTCGGTGCTGGTTTCGGCCTGCGGTGTCTGCATCGCGAAGCTTATCTGGCAGGGCGCTGGACGGCGCTTAACTTCGTTGTGCGAAGCGATGAGCAGGCGGATATTCTCCTGGCTACCGCCGCGCTTCACGCCCTGAGCGAAAGCAGGGCGCTATGCTTTATGACTTCCACGACGGGCGGCGCGACGATACAAGGTACTGCGCGCCACACCTAACGCCTGTGCGGCTTTGCTGATGTTGCCGTTGTAGCTTGCCAGGGTGTCGGCAATCAACTGGGCATCATGCTGTTGAAGCCCGCGCGGTGCGAGAGCGACGGGTTGGGTACGATATTCATTGGGCAGAGCATTGATCCCCAGCCTCTCGCCCTCTTCGGTCAGCGCCAGCAGTACCCTCATCAGGCTTTGCAACTGACGAACGTTTCCTGGCCACGGCAGCGCCGCCAGGTGTTCGCATAGCTCAGGTGTCAGGGTGACCCGTCGTTTTTCTCCGCCCAGATCCCGCCACAACTGCTGTATAAATGCAGGTAGTTCAGTCCAGGCGCGCAGCGGCGGCAGCGTCAGGGCATATTCGCGCAGTCGATAGAGCAGGTCTTCGCGGAAGGTACCTTCGTCGACGCGCTGGGCCAGGTTGCGGTGAGTGGCGCAAATCACCGCGAAGTTGACAGGTGAACTCTGGCTGGCGCCAAGCGGTGTTACTTCTTTCTCCTGAAGGATCCGCAGCAGTCGGGTCTGTAGTGCTAATGGCATATCGCCAATCTCATCAAGAAACAGCACGCCGCCATCGGCCTCTCGAATCTTGCCGATATAACCGTTTTTGTTGGCACCTGTAAAAGCACCGGGCTGATAGCCAAACAGCTCGGACTCAATCAGCGACTCGGGAATGGCGGCGCAGTTGATGGCGACGAATTTACCGCTGTGCCAGCGGCTGTGCTGATGAATCATACGGCTGACGTACTCTTTGCCGCAGCCAGTCTCCCCTTCAATACACAAGCCAATTCCGGCGTTAAGCAGGCGTACCAGCTTTTCGCCTTCATGTTGGCTGGAGAAGGGGAAGTTGATGGTTGGCCGCTCTGGCATTGTCACGCTGGTGCGATTTGGCGCGCGTAAGCGGTAATAGTAGTTCTGGCGTCCAGCGGTGAACGGCAGCGGCACGCTGACGGCGGTTTGCTGAAGTTGGGGGAAAAGCTGCTGGAAGGTGATGTGCCCAAACTGCGCCGCGTTGAGGCTGAGTTCGCGCATCGCCAGCCGGTTACCGGCGGTCAGCACATTATCGGTAAAAATCAGCAGCAACTCCTCCACGCTGTCGAGTTTTTCGGCCCGGGGATGCAGGCTCATCAGCCACTGCTGCGGATGCAGGCTCTGTTTGACCCACAGATATTCTATCTGTTTCGCTGCGCCTTTTACCCAGGCCAGGGTCTGGGTATGCGGATAGTGGGCCGGGCCGGAGATATCCAGCACGCCTGCAATTTGTCCGTCGGGGCTTTGCAGCGGCACGGCGGCGCAATAAAGCTCCTGATTGCTGGTCAGGAAATGCTGACGACCATCGATTTCGCAGCAGTCGTCAATCGCCAGCGCGGTGCCTATGGCGTTGGTGCCGCGCCCGCTCTCGCTCCACAGATTTCCCGGGGCTAAGGCAAAGCGCTGTGCCTTCTGCATGGCATCCAGGTTGCCGAAGGTTTGCAGGACCAGGCCGCTGGCGTCGGAGAGAATCACCACCGATTGCAGGTCGCTAACCTTGCCTGATAGCCCATTGACCACCGGCTGCGTCAGCCTTTGTATGCGGTGATGGCTGGCAAGCCTGTCGGCCAGTTCGCTAGCGTGCAAACGAGGAAAGTCATCCGTGGCGGGGTCGAGGCCATAGCGTTGGCTGCGACACCAGGAATCGCTCAGCAGTGGGCTCGCTTTGACCTCCGACGTCAGGGAAAACGGATTTCCTCGCACGTGACACCTCATGGCGGGTTAGTTGTGTTGCAATATTGTAGCTGTGTGGTTTATTTGATGTTGCGATTTGCGACACATAAGAAAAAATAGGCGCAACAGAAAAATGGAGTGAGTATTTAATTTATTGAATATAAATAAGTTTTAAGAAAAAAGAAAAGTGGCATAACCCCTGCAATAGCGTTTAGGTGCAGCGAGCGATCGTACAAAACTAATATGCCGCTGCGCCTCAACCCTACATGAAGGAGATTTGCGATGCGTTATGCACATCCTGGCACGCCGGGCGCTTTGGTTTCACTGAAGTCTGCTTACAGTAACTTTATTGACGGTAAATTTATTGAACCGATCGGCGGCGAATTCTTTATGAATACCTCCCCGGTCGATGGTAGCGATATTGGGCAGTTCCCGCGTTCTGATGCCAAAGATATCGACTTTGCCCTTGATGCGGCGCACCGGGCCGCCGATGCCTGGGGCAAAACCTCGGCTCAGCATCGCGCTAATCTGCTGTTGCAGGTTGCCGATCGTATCGAGGCTAACCTGGAATACCTGGCGGTGGCGGAGAGTTGGGATAATGGCAAACCAATCCGCGAGACCCTTAACGCCGACCTGCCGCTGGCGGTCGATCACTTCCGCTATTTTGCCGGCTGCCTGCGCGCGCAGGAGGGGAGTACGGCGGAGATCGACGAGACTACTGTGGCCTACCACTTCCATGAACCACTAGGCGTGGTCGGGCAAATTATTCCGTGGAACTTTCCGCTATTGATGGCCGCCTGGAAGCTGGCTCCAGCGCTCGCGGCCGGTAACTGCGTCGTGCTGAAACCCGCGGAGCAGACGCCGCTGGGTATTACTCTGCTGATGGAGATCATTGGCGATCTGTTCCCGGCAGGGGTACTCAACGTGGTGCAGGGCTTTGGTAAAGAGGCGGGTGAAGCGCTGGCGACCAGCAAACGTATTGCTAAGATTGCGTTCACCGGTTCAACGCCGGTTGGACGCCATATCATGGCCTGCGCTGCTGAGAACATCATACCTTGTACCGTCGAGCTCGGCGGTAAGTCGCCGAATATCTATTTTGCCGACGTGATGGAAGGCGAAGAGGAGTTTATTGAGAAGGCAGTTGAAGGCCTGGTGCTCGGCTTCTTTAACCAGGGGGAGGTCTGTACCTGCCCGTCCCGCGCGCTGATTCAGGAGTCTATCTATGAACCCTTTATGCAACGGGTGATGGCAAAAGTGGCGCAAATCCGCCGCGGCGATCCCTTTGATACCGACACGATGATTGGTGCTCAGGCGTCGCGTCAGCAGTTCGATAAGATCCTTTCTTATATCAAGATCGCCCGCGACGAAGGCGGCAAGATCCTGACCGGGGGGGAACGCGGCAATATCTCCGCCGAACTGGATAACGGTTTCTATATTCAGCCGACGCTGATTCAGGGCCGTAACGATATGCGCAGCTTCCAGGAGGAGATCTTTGGCCCGGTTATCGGCGTCACCACCTTTAAAGATGAAGCGGAGGCGCTGTCTATTGC is part of the Klebsiella huaxiensis genome and encodes:
- the nrdI gene encoding class Ib ribonucleoside-diphosphate reductase assembly flavoprotein NrdI, producing MSLIVYFSSSSENTHRFVQRLGLPAVRIPLNERERIQVDEPYILIVPSYGGGGTAGAVPRQAIRFLNDPHNRQLIRGVIAAGNRNFGDAYGRAGDVIKQKCGVPYLYRFELMGTPQDVDNVRKGVSEFWQRQPQNV
- the nrdH gene encoding glutaredoxin-like protein NrdH codes for the protein MRITIYTKNDCVQCHATKRAMETRGFEFDMVNIDHHPEAVDMLREQGFRQLPVVIAGETRWSGFRPDMINRLRPTTSAASV
- a CDS encoding carboxymuconolactone decarboxylase family protein — protein: MTTLRQPYNELSPEVYNALVQASIALEKSELGNTLIELIYLRVSQINGCAFCLEMHSKALRKSGVAQNKLDALAGWRVSAHFSDAERAALAWAESVTHIAESHAEDDVYLPLLEHFSARQISDLTFAISLMNAFNRLAVSMRL
- the pdxR gene encoding MocR-like pyridoxine biosynthesis transcription factor PdxR — encoded protein: MHAKKLLHYQRIARQLKSAIESGELMPGGRLPASRVYAQELGVSRATIENAWGELVAQGWLERRGQAGTFVSERLSPQQCAPVQPGAGDEPMAPLPFQLGLPALDLFPRGLWARVMGRRLRTQTRSDLAPGDPCGEMILRRAIVDYLRLSRSIECRPEQVLVTGSYAASMRLILRTLARPGQNMWMEDPGFPLIRPIVSGEGVKINPVPVDDEGMDIAWAQQHYPDAHFALLTPAHQSPLGVALSLARRRQLLQWAAQNDAWIIEDDYDSEFRYHGKPLPPLKSLDAPQRVIYAGAFSKSFFPALRAAWLVVPEPLVAQFREQAALMSCSVPTLWQQALADFIREGHFWRHLKKMRASYAQRRQWLESALREQGFSAVPQLGGIQMVVNVEGDDRQLALRGRQAGLAVQALSDWRIDSQGEKGLLMSFTNLTSAERAIDVVRQLRLALFS
- a CDS encoding DUF883 family protein: MANRANRNNVEDSAEDIHNDVSQLADTLEEVLKSWGSDAKDEAETARKKAQALLKETRARLNGNNRVQQAARDAVGCARDVAGSADSYVRDKPWQSVGAAAAVGVFIGVLLNLRR
- a CDS encoding DUF2002 family protein; protein product: MYLRPDEVARVLEKSGFTMDVVTQKAYGYRRGDDYVYVNREARMGRTALIIHPALKERSTTLSDPASDIKTCDHYEQFPLYLAGDVQQHYGIPHGFSSRMALERFLNGLFGEAQYS
- the alaE gene encoding L-alanine exporter AlaE, coding for MFSAQSRLRHAVADTFAMVVYCTVVNMMIEIFLSGMSFQQSLSSRLVAIPVNIIIAVPYGFYRDFAMRQARRISPSGWMKNIADVIAYVTFQSPVYVAILLVVGAEWQQIAAAVSSNIVVSMLMGAAYGYFLDYCRRLFRVSPYQQAKA
- a CDS encoding rhodanese family protein — translated: MTIATLSPTEAQMLIAQGARLIDIRDADEYAREHIPEAELVPLSTLNNGASLHASADETIVFHCQAGSRTQNNAARLAQAAAPAQVKLLAGGIQAWRAAGLPVQEDKSQPLPLMRQVQIAAGVLILLGVALGYSLGSSFFLLSAFVGAGLTFAGVTGFCGMARLLAVMPWNRR
- a CDS encoding ArsR/SmtB family transcription factor gives rise to the protein MNTPEQLQTSAGEAAALLKAMSHPSRLLILCMLCETPHTSAGELARITGLSPSATSQHLTRMRDEGLIGSERQAQRIHYFITQPAVQQIVATLKSIYCP
- a CDS encoding undecaprenyl-diphosphatase, which translates into the protein MNALETFNQSAFLALNASPGTPDAILSLARFSASGIIFVVPLILLWLWFSGGRQGHRQALFCTLSILTALGLGFICGMLWFHPRPFMISLGHTWISHPADNSFPSDHGTVMFSAAFALLSLRLRAAGLFLLFAALPVAWARIFLGVHFPLDMAGSVLVSACGVCIAKLIWQGAGRRLTSLCEAMSRRIFSWLPPRFTP
- a CDS encoding sigma-54-dependent Fis family transcriptional regulator, whose product is MRGNPFSLTSEVKASPLLSDSWCRSQRYGLDPATDDFPRLHASELADRLASHHRIQRLTQPVVNGLSGKVSDLQSVVILSDASGLVLQTFGNLDAMQKAQRFALAPGNLWSESGRGTNAIGTALAIDDCCEIDGRQHFLTSNQELYCAAVPLQSPDGQIAGVLDISGPAHYPHTQTLAWVKGAAKQIEYLWVKQSLHPQQWLMSLHPRAEKLDSVEELLLIFTDNVLTAGNRLAMRELSLNAAQFGHITFQQLFPQLQQTAVSVPLPFTAGRQNYYYRLRAPNRTSVTMPERPTINFPFSSQHEGEKLVRLLNAGIGLCIEGETGCGKEYVSRMIHQHSRWHSGKFVAINCAAIPESLIESELFGYQPGAFTGANKNGYIGKIREADGGVLFLDEIGDMPLALQTRLLRILQEKEVTPLGASQSSPVNFAVICATHRNLAQRVDEGTFREDLLYRLREYALTLPPLRAWTELPAFIQQLWRDLGGEKRRVTLTPELCEHLAALPWPGNVRQLQSLMRVLLALTEEGERLGINALPNEYRTQPVALAPRGLQQHDAQLIADTLASYNGNISKAAQALGVARSTLYRRAARRGSHKA
- the exaC gene encoding acetaldehyde dehydrogenase ExaC, coding for MRYAHPGTPGALVSLKSAYSNFIDGKFIEPIGGEFFMNTSPVDGSDIGQFPRSDAKDIDFALDAAHRAADAWGKTSAQHRANLLLQVADRIEANLEYLAVAESWDNGKPIRETLNADLPLAVDHFRYFAGCLRAQEGSTAEIDETTVAYHFHEPLGVVGQIIPWNFPLLMAAWKLAPALAAGNCVVLKPAEQTPLGITLLMEIIGDLFPAGVLNVVQGFGKEAGEALATSKRIAKIAFTGSTPVGRHIMACAAENIIPCTVELGGKSPNIYFADVMEGEEEFIEKAVEGLVLGFFNQGEVCTCPSRALIQESIYEPFMQRVMAKVAQIRRGDPFDTDTMIGAQASRQQFDKILSYIKIARDEGGKILTGGERGNISAELDNGFYIQPTLIQGRNDMRSFQEEIFGPVIGVTTFKDEAEALSIANQTQFGLGAGVWTRDTNLAYRMGRGIKAGRVWTNCYHIYPAHAAFGGYKQSGVGRETHKMALNAYQQTKNLLVSYGTAPLGLF